The genomic stretch TGAAGGGTGTAACCACCGGTACGATCGACCCGCGCATTCATCCTCCTTTAACGAATGTCCCTTTGGTCCAATCTGATTTTGCCCGGACGCGCTTGGAGCCCGGCCCGCGCCGCGCCCGCGCCGCGCCCCGCCCGCGCCGCGCTTCAAATAAACGTGGCGATGTCTTCCAGCGGTTTCTTCGTGATGACCGGCACTTTCGCGTCCTCCGCCGGATGGCCCACGACCAGGAGCAGGAAGGGCCGTTCGTTGGCCGGCCTGCCCAGCAGGCGGTTCAGGAAGTTCATGGGGCTGGGTGTGTGGGTAAGCGACGCCAGGCCAGCCTGGTGTACCGCCGCGATCAGCATGCCCGTGGCGATGCCCACCGATTCCACGGCGTAGTAGTGCTTGACGCTCCGGCCGTCGGGCAGCACGCCGTGGCGCTGCACGAAGATCGCGATCAGCCACGGCGCCGTTTCCAGAAAGGGCTTGTGTTCGTCGGTACCCAGGGGTGCCAGGGCGTCGAGCCATTCCTGTGGCGCTTTCTCGCGGTAGAACTGCTGTTCCTCCTGCTCGGCGGCGACCCGGATCTTCGCCTTGATCTCCGGGTCGGACACCGCGGCGAAATGCCACGGTTGCATGTTCGCGCCGCTGGGCGCCGTACCGGCCGCCAGCAGGCAGTGATCGATGACCTGCTTCGGCACGGGCCGGTCCGAGAAATCGCGGACCGTTCTCCGTCGTCGAAGCTCCCGGTAGAACGCTTCGGCCCGCTGCTTCATCTCTTCGGGCGGATACTCCCGGTAGGTCGACAGGGATTGAAAAACGGGATCTTTCACGCCAGTACCCCTTTGCGCGCGCTAGCGGGTGTCATCGGAAGCCCCGCCTCCGGCCGGCGAGTCCGAGTCTTCGGTATCGTCTCCCGCCGGCGACTCCAGGTCATCGGAATCCCCGCCTTCGGCCGGCGATTCCCGGTCAGCGGTAAACCCCGACTTCTCCAGGAAGGCCAGCACTTTCTCCGCGTACGCTTGCCGGTCCATTTCCCAGATGTCGCCGTGGGTCGCGCCGTCGGCCACGTAGATCTCCTTGCCGGCGCCGGGGATCTGCTCGAACAACCGCTCGTTGTTCGAAAGCGGCATGCGCCGGTCCGCCGAACCGCCCACCAGGAGCACGGACGTGTCTTCCAGTCCGGACACCGCGCGGCCGATGTCCAGGTCATCGATCTTGATGCCCACGCGGAGTTCCGTGATCGTACCCGTCAGAAACCCGAAGGGCACCGTGGGAAGGCCGAACATCCGGTTCAGGTCGCTTCGAAGCGTTTCGGAGGCGGCGTAGAAACTGCTCTCGGCGATGACGGCGTCGATCCCGGATACTTCCGACGTCGTGAACAGCGCGGTGGCGGCACCCATGGAGATCCCCCACAGGATGACCGGTCCCTCCTCGCCCCGTTCGTCGATCGCGTACCTTACGGCCGCCTGCACGTCGCGCCACTCATAGTATCCGAACGTGGTCAGGTCGCCTTCACTGTCCCCGTGGCGGCGGAAGTCGAACAGCATCCCCCTGAACCCGTTTTCGTGCAGAAAAGCGGCCTGGTCAAGCATCTGGCCACGATGGTTGGTGTGGCCGTGGCAGTAGATGACCGTACCCCGGCCGGCGTCGTTCGGGATGTACCAGGCGGCCAGGTTCAGGCCATCGGACGTGGTCAGCGTCACGTCCTCGTATGCCAGACTGTGGTCCGCGGGGGTACGCTGTGCCGTGCGCCGGGGACCCACGCTGCCGGTGTACAGGGTCGAGATGAGGTAAGGCAGGCCGATGAAGACGATCAGGAGGATGACCACGACGCCCATGGCAGCGCCTCGATAGGAGACCTGACTCCGGCGCATGGCCAGGGCCAGGACCGGCCAGATCAACGTGCCCACGATGAAGGTGACCACCGGCCACAGGAAGACGTGGGGAATGACCAGTCCGAAGAGGACGTTGCGGCCCCAGGTGAAATACTCGCCACCGAGCCCCGCCGTCTTGCCCACTATCGCCAGCAGGATGATCAGCAGGCGGACGCCCGCCGTATAGAGCAGTGCCGCGGAGAGAAACCCGCCGTAACCCCTGCCCGCACGGAGACAGATGACCGCGAGCCATACGGCGGCGGCCGGAATGGTCCAGTTGATATTGAAGGGGCCGCCCGCAGCGAGGTTCGTGACGTCCAGCAGGAACCACAGGACGACCAGGCCCCAGGTAACGATCAGGGGCAGGCGTATGAGCGACATGGGCGGCCCCGTGCTGCTAGCTGGTCTTGCCCAGCGCTTCTTTCAGCACGTTGAGGAAGACTTCCGTTTCCCGCTCGTCGCCGGAGGATACGCGGATCCACGTGGGCATCTGCTGCCTGCGCCGGTTCGTCACCATAACGCCTTTCTGGAACATCGCCCGCATGATGTTCATCGACGGCTTGCCCAGGTCGACCATCATGAAATTGCTTTCGGACGGGATGTACTCCAGCCCCATCTTCGTGAATTCGTCTTCGAGCCGGTCCCGGAAATGCTGAACGACCGCCCGGGAGCGGTTGTAGTGGTTCCGGTCCTTGAGAGACGCCTCGCCCGCGGCGTAGGCCAGGGCGTTGGCCCGGCCCGTGCTGTAAAACCGCAGCTTCTCCTGGATGGCCTGGCTGCAGATCCCGTAACCGAGGCGCATGCCCGGCATGCCGAAGACCTTGGAAAAGGTGCGGGTGACGATCACGTTGTCGTACTTCTGGGTCAGCGACACGGCGGTCTGATACTGCGGGTCCCGGACGAAATGAATGTAGGCCTCGTCGATGACCACGAGCACGTTCTCGGGCACGGCGGCAACGAATTTCTCCGTCTCTTCGAAGGAGAGCAGCGTGCCGGTAGGGTTGTTCGGATTGGTGATGACCACCACGGACGTCTTCGGCGTGATCGCCGCAAGCATGGCGTCCAGGTCGTGCCTGTAGTCCTTCATGGGCGTGCGGACGATGTTCACGTCGAGTCCGGCTTCCTGGTAGTTCTCGGCATCACCCGAAATGTCGCCGTAGCCCATATCGGCCTCTATGACCTCGGTGCCGCCTTTGCTCAGATAGGTCAGCGCGATCTGGGAAAGGAGCGCGCCGGATCCCGCCGTAATGTAGAACGGAGTCTGCCTGAAGAAACGGCCTCCACCGCCCATGCGACCCGTACCGCCGAACCGGGGAGGGGGCGGCAGCTCCAGCCCATCGAATTCGGCCAGTGCGCCGAAGATGTCGCCGCCGCCGAATGAATACCGGTTGATATTGAACATGCTCTCGGCGATGGCTTCCAACGCCCGCGGGGACGGTCCGATGGGGTTCTCGTTCAGCGCCATGCGGACGAGCCCCGGCTCGACGCCGATCCCGTGGATGTCCTTGGCGGTCAGGCCGCCCGTAGCCATGGTCTGGGCCAGGGCCAGGCGATCGGCCAGCGTCAGTGCGGCGCCGGCGAGGCCGCCCGCCAGTGCTCCCGAGAGAAATCGGCGACGGGAGAGGCCGGAATCGACCGTCTCCTTGATACGGTTCAACATGAAAGTTCTCCCTGTGTGTGTGGACGCCGCCGCGACGCTGCGGCGGTCGAATCCGGTCCACCCGCATGTACGTCCCGCAAGTACGTGGATGACCCGGTTCGATTACGATGTCGAATATACGCGCCCTGGGGTGTCCTGACAACCCTTAAAGTCACGGAACCGGGACACGATACCGGGACCCGGTACTGGGCGGATTCGTGTATACAATCTGGATACATCCGAACCACCGACTTCATTCTAACATATTCCTGCCAACCTGTTCCCTGGGACGCCTGCTGCAGCCGGTTCAATATTTCTTGACACCAAACCAACCCGCCCATACTATCCCTTTTTCAAGACCCGCCATCGATTTCTGGATCGCCTGCCGGCGTATCCTGGCGTATTCCGGCGAAACCGGCTCACTTTCGCGAAGCCCGGGAGAACCGATACACTGGAGGGATTGAGCCCATGCGGACCAGATGCGCCTTTTTGTGCGTCCTTGCACTCTCCGTCCTGACGTACGATGTTCCCGCCTTCGGACAGGACGCCGGGCAGAAAGAAGACCGTTTCTCCTGGAACGGCATGATCAGGACGCGGTTGCAGGGCGACTACCAGGACGGCAGCCGCGCGGTGAACCGGTTCATGTACGGCTTCTTCCTCAACGGCGCATTCCGCCTCACCGACCGGATCGACGTGGCTGGCCGTATCAAGACGGGGAACCCCAATGCCATCGTCACTTCGGAATGGATGTCCTACGGCGACTTTCTGGTACACGAACACCCCCATGTTTCCTTGATGTACGTCAAGGTGCGCCCGAATCCCACCCTGACCCTTACCGCGGGCAAGTTTCCCCTGCCCTTCTTCAGGCCGACGCAGGTGGTCCTGGACAACGACCTCTCGCCGGAGGGCTTCGCCCAGCAGATCGTGATCGACAACGAGGACGGATCGTCGTCCTTCGGCATGAACTTCGGCCAGTTCATGATCAACCAGTTGGCCTCTCCGGTAAAGGACCTCGACCGCACGTACTTTCTCGGCGGACAGCTGGTGGCCCGCTTCACCCAGCCGGGAAGTTCGCAGACGCTGGCCGCCGCCATCTATACCGTGTCCGGGGCGGATTCAGTCTTCGTCGCGCAGAACCTGAGATCTCCGCCACTGATCGTCGCACCGAATACCAACCGGGCGAACCGGTACGGGGACGGTTACCTGTCCGAGTTCCGAATGATCAACCTCAGCGGTCGGTATACCCGGACCGTGAACGGCCGGCCGCTGACCATAAGCGCCGATTACGTGTTCAATACCGGGGCCGACGACATGCGCCAGGGCGTCACCGGCATGATCGTCTACGGCAGCACGGCGCGGGTCGGCGGCACGCGGGGCGGGGTCCATGCCTTTCTCATGCAGCAGGACGCCACCCTGGCTCCGTTCAGCAACATCGACTACTCCCAGACCAATACAAAGGGTGTCGGGCTCCTGTTCGGTCACCAGCTCATCGAACGGTTTAACGTCGACATCGTGCTGTACACCCGCAAGTACGATTCTCCCGAAACGCTCGTCTCCCCGGCGGCCAACAACGCGTGGCGTACCCGATTGCGCTTCATGTTGAGTTTCCTGTTAAACTGACGGCCCACAGCATGCGTCTCGGATTTATCTCGCTCCTGCCGCTTTTCGTCGCAACCTTCGCAATCTTCGCGGTCTTCACGGTCTTTGCGATCTTCGCGGACACCGCGCAGGCGCAGCCGCGCCTCAAGCTCGCAACGACCACCAGCACCTACGACTCCGGCCTGCTGGACATCCTCCTGCCCCCCTTCGAGGAAACGCGGGCAGACGGGATCCGGGTAGACGTCATCGCCGTGGGTACGGGCAAGGCGCTGAAGCTGGCCGAGAACGGGGACGTGGACGCGGTCCTCGTACACGCGCCGGAGCTGGAAGAGGCCTTCGTGGCCGCCGGCTTCGGGGTGGATCGCCGGGACGTCATGTACAACGATTTCGTCGTCGTCGGTCCGGCGGACGACCAGGCGGGGATCTCCGGGACGGAACGGGTCGCCGACGCCTTCGCCACCATCGCGCGGAAGGAAGCGTTGTTTTTCTCGCGGGGAGACCTGTCCGGTACCCACCTGAAGGAACGGGCGATCTGGGACCTTTCGGAGGTCGAGCCCTCGGGGAGTTGGTACGTGGAAGTGGGACAGGGAATGGCGGCCACGCTGCGGATGGCGGACGAGAAGCGGGGTTACGTGCTGATCGACCGGGGCACCTACCTGGCCCTGCGGGAAACGGTAAACCTGCGGGTCCTGGTGGAATACGATCCCCCGCTGCACAACCCCTACAGCATCATCGCCGTCAACCCCGAACGCTGGCCCCACGTCAAGTACGGGCATGCGCGCGCGCTCATCGACTACGTGACCTCGCCGGAAGCCCAGGCCATCATCGGCGGATACCGGAAATACGGCCAGCGGTTGTTTACGCCGTCCGCGACGGACTAAAGCGCACGAAGCAAAGGAGGAACTGAATTGATACGCATCGGCATCCTGGGCATCGGTTTCATGGGGACGACCCACTTCCTGGCGATCAAGCACCTCGCCAACGCGGAGGTAGGCGCCATCTGCACGCGGGACGAGCGGAAACTGAGCGGCGACTGGCGGCATATCCAGGGCAATTTCGGGGGCGGGGGCGGCGTGCAGGACCTCACCGGCATCCGTACCTGTACCGAAATCGACGAGGTGCTGGGCGATCCGGATATCGACCTGGTCGACGTGTGCCTGCCCACGGCCCTGCACCACGACGTCGTCCTCCGCGCGCTTGACGCGGGCAAGCACGTCCTCGTCGAGAAGCCCATCGCCCTCGGACTGGACGAGGCGGACCGCATGATCGCCCGGGCCAGGGAAACGGGCCGGACCCTGATGGTCGCCCACGTGCTGAAGTTCTTCCCCGAGTTCGCCTTCCTCAAGGCCGCCATCGACGACGGCCGCTACGGCCGCCTGCTGGGCCTGCACCTCAAGCGGGTCATCTCCAAGCCCCTCTGGGGAGAAGGCAACTGGTTCGGAGACTACGAGCGCACGGGCGCGGCGGGCATCGACCTGCACATACACGACACCGACTACCTGCGCTACCTCTTCGGCATGCCCGACAGCGTGCACGCCGACGGCAAGACGAGTCCGAACGGCTACGTGCTCTACCTGAATACGCAGTACGGGTACGACGACCGCGACATCACCGTCTCGTCCCAGTGCGGGGCCATCAGCTCGGCCGCCTTCGAACACGGTTACGACGCCTATTTCGAGGAAGGCACGCTCTGGTACAACGTGCTCTCCGAACGGCCGGTTACGCTGTACACGCCCGACGGCGGCCGAACCGAACCGGAAATCGACTTCCCCGAGGCCTTCGAGTCCCAGTTGGGATACGCCGTCGACGCCCTGGAAAACGGCACGGAGCCAGACCTGGTCTCGGCCGGCGCGGCCCGCGACGCCCTGCGGATCTGCCACGGAGAGGCCGAATCGGTGAAGACGGGTAAGACCGTGCGGTTCCCGGACTGAGCCGACCATGCCCCAGCTGCATTTCGGCACCGGCCGAACCGTCATCACGCCATCCGTGGGGATTGAGCTCTGCGGATACGGTCCCTACCTCGAACGCAGGGCCACCGCGGTGCACCAGGACCTCCATTGCACGGCCCTGGCCCTGTCGGACGGGGACCGGATCTTCGTATGGGTGTCGAACGACCTGGTGTGGACGGACCGCTCCCTGGCCGACGAGACCCACCGCATCGTCCGCGACCGGTACGGCCTCGACCCGGCCCGCGTGGTCATCACCAACACCCATACCCATTCCGGCCCGGCCACCATGAAGACCGTGGCCTGGGGGAAATGGGACGAAGAATACACGGCGGGGTTGCCAGCGTTGTTCGCCGATGCCATAGGGCAGGCCGTGTCGAACCTGGAACCCGGACGTATCGGTTTAGGAAGAACACCCGTGCCGGAGCTTTCGGTCAACCGGGTAGACGAGGGCGGGGAAGCCGACGGGGAAGCGCTGCTGATGCGTATCGACGATACCCGCGGCTTTATGCGCGCCGCCGCGATCAATTTCGGCGCTCATCCCGTTACGCTCGGCGCCGACACTGTAATCTGCGGCGACTATCCGGCCGATGCCATCGGGAAAATGGAGCTGGACCGGGAAGGCCTGCGGGTGCTGTTCCTCCAGGGCAGTTGCGGCGACCTCAACTGCCGGGGATTCGGCGATGGCATGGATAGGATGAAGGCGAACGGTTCCCTCCTCCGCGATCACGTCCTGCCCGCCCTGGACGACATCGCGACGAACTCCGAGGTGGAGCTGGACGGCGACACCTTCGAGGTCGCGCTGCCCACGGAAGTCCCGGACCAGGCCGACCAGGCGACGCTGGAAGCAGAACTGGCCGATAGTCGCGACCGTCTCGAGGCTTCGGACAGTGATGCGGACCCCGCAGACCTGCGCAAACTGCGTTTCGAGGCGGACTGGCGCGCGCACCGTCTCGGCCTGCTAGACGGCCCCCATCCGCAGCGGCTGGAGTTCCGCGTTTCGTGGATGCGCATCAACGATGCCGTGCTGATCGCCCATCCGCTGGAGTTGTTCCTGACCTACGGCAAGCAGGTCCAGTCGGCCTCCCCTTACCCACACACCATGATCATCGGGTACGCCAACGAGACCGTCGGCTACCTGGCGCGGCCCAAGGACTTCGACCAGGAAGGATTCGGCTGGTACGCCGCGGTGTTCGCGCCACGGATCTGCCGCCATCTGCCCTTCGAACCTGGTGCAGGCACCGTGTTTCGCGATCACCTCATCGCCCTGCTTCACCGAATCAGGCAACGGGAATTGGAATCCGCCTGAATGAGCAACAAGACTGCCATTATTACGGTCATTGTGACTCCTTTGAACTGTTCGCTGCGGAGATGCTCATGTGACCTTCTACCCGGCCCAGCCGGCCGTTCATGTCGTGCATCTCCTCACGTAGCGACTTGATCTCACCGAAGACCGCCATCCGATCGGTACGCATCTCTTCGCGTAAAGTGCTGAATCCAGCGTGCATCTCCTCACGAAGCGATTTGATCTCACCGAAAATGACTTCCCGATCCGCACGCATCTCTACGTGTAAGGAGTTGACTTTTTTATCCATCTCCTCACGCAGAGACTTCGTGATCCGTCCCGTGGAGGTCACGATTCCGAGCAACAGGACCCCCGCCGCGCAAATCACCTGGGTAACCACCATGAATTCCGTCATTTGATTCTACAGCCCCCTTTCCAGGATGCGTCCCTACGTTGACAACGCTCGATAGTACACTATCTTAAAACCTACCTGCTGACGGGCCGTCCCGAA from Gemmatimonadota bacterium encodes the following:
- a CDS encoding nitroreductase family protein; its protein translation is MKQRAEAFYRELRRRRTVRDFSDRPVPKQVIDHCLLAAGTAPSGANMQPWHFAAVSDPEIKAKIRVAAEQEEQQFYREKAPQEWLDALAPLGTDEHKPFLETAPWLIAIFVQRHGVLPDGRSVKHYYAVESVGIATGMLIAAVHQAGLASLTHTPSPMNFLNRLLGRPANERPFLLLVVGHPAEDAKVPVITKKPLEDIATFI
- a CDS encoding alpha/beta hydrolase; the encoded protein is MSLIRLPLIVTWGLVVLWFLLDVTNLAAGGPFNINWTIPAAAVWLAVICLRAGRGYGGFLSAALLYTAGVRLLIILLAIVGKTAGLGGEYFTWGRNVLFGLVIPHVFLWPVVTFIVGTLIWPVLALAMRRSQVSYRGAAMGVVVILLIVFIGLPYLISTLYTGSVGPRRTAQRTPADHSLAYEDVTLTTSDGLNLAAWYIPNDAGRGTVIYCHGHTNHRGQMLDQAAFLHENGFRGMLFDFRRHGDSEGDLTTFGYYEWRDVQAAVRYAIDERGEEGPVILWGISMGAATALFTTSEVSGIDAVIAESSFYAASETLRSDLNRMFGLPTVPFGFLTGTITELRVGIKIDDLDIGRAVSGLEDTSVLLVGGSADRRMPLSNNERLFEQIPGAGKEIYVADGATHGDIWEMDRQAYAEKVLAFLEKSGFTADRESPAEGGDSDDLESPAGDDTEDSDSPAGGGASDDTR
- a CDS encoding histidinol-phosphate transaminase, which translates into the protein MLNRIKETVDSGLSRRRFLSGALAGGLAGAALTLADRLALAQTMATGGLTAKDIHGIGVEPGLVRMALNENPIGPSPRALEAIAESMFNINRYSFGGGDIFGALAEFDGLELPPPPRFGGTGRMGGGGRFFRQTPFYITAGSGALLSQIALTYLSKGGTEVIEADMGYGDISGDAENYQEAGLDVNIVRTPMKDYRHDLDAMLAAITPKTSVVVITNPNNPTGTLLSFEETEKFVAAVPENVLVVIDEAYIHFVRDPQYQTAVSLTQKYDNVIVTRTFSKVFGMPGMRLGYGICSQAIQEKLRFYSTGRANALAYAAGEASLKDRNHYNRSRAVVQHFRDRLEDEFTKMGLEYIPSESNFMMVDLGKPSMNIMRAMFQKGVMVTNRRRQQMPTWIRVSSGDERETEVFLNVLKEALGKTS
- a CDS encoding putative porin, which produces MRTRCAFLCVLALSVLTYDVPAFGQDAGQKEDRFSWNGMIRTRLQGDYQDGSRAVNRFMYGFFLNGAFRLTDRIDVAGRIKTGNPNAIVTSEWMSYGDFLVHEHPHVSLMYVKVRPNPTLTLTAGKFPLPFFRPTQVVLDNDLSPEGFAQQIVIDNEDGSSSFGMNFGQFMINQLASPVKDLDRTYFLGGQLVARFTQPGSSQTLAAAIYTVSGADSVFVAQNLRSPPLIVAPNTNRANRYGDGYLSEFRMINLSGRYTRTVNGRPLTISADYVFNTGADDMRQGVTGMIVYGSTARVGGTRGGVHAFLMQQDATLAPFSNIDYSQTNTKGVGLLFGHQLIERFNVDIVLYTRKYDSPETLVSPAANNAWRTRLRFMLSFLLN
- a CDS encoding substrate-binding domain-containing protein, translating into MRLGFISLLPLFVATFAIFAVFTVFAIFADTAQAQPRLKLATTTSTYDSGLLDILLPPFEETRADGIRVDVIAVGTGKALKLAENGDVDAVLVHAPELEEAFVAAGFGVDRRDVMYNDFVVVGPADDQAGISGTERVADAFATIARKEALFFSRGDLSGTHLKERAIWDLSEVEPSGSWYVEVGQGMAATLRMADEKRGYVLIDRGTYLALRETVNLRVLVEYDPPLHNPYSIIAVNPERWPHVKYGHARALIDYVTSPEAQAIIGGYRKYGQRLFTPSATD
- a CDS encoding Gfo/Idh/MocA family oxidoreductase; protein product: MIRIGILGIGFMGTTHFLAIKHLANAEVGAICTRDERKLSGDWRHIQGNFGGGGGVQDLTGIRTCTEIDEVLGDPDIDLVDVCLPTALHHDVVLRALDAGKHVLVEKPIALGLDEADRMIARARETGRTLMVAHVLKFFPEFAFLKAAIDDGRYGRLLGLHLKRVISKPLWGEGNWFGDYERTGAAGIDLHIHDTDYLRYLFGMPDSVHADGKTSPNGYVLYLNTQYGYDDRDITVSSQCGAISSAAFEHGYDAYFEEGTLWYNVLSERPVTLYTPDGGRTEPEIDFPEAFESQLGYAVDALENGTEPDLVSAGAARDALRICHGEAESVKTGKTVRFPD
- a CDS encoding neutral/alkaline non-lysosomal ceramidase N-terminal domain-containing protein, which codes for MPQLHFGTGRTVITPSVGIELCGYGPYLERRATAVHQDLHCTALALSDGDRIFVWVSNDLVWTDRSLADETHRIVRDRYGLDPARVVITNTHTHSGPATMKTVAWGKWDEEYTAGLPALFADAIGQAVSNLEPGRIGLGRTPVPELSVNRVDEGGEADGEALLMRIDDTRGFMRAAAINFGAHPVTLGADTVICGDYPADAIGKMELDREGLRVLFLQGSCGDLNCRGFGDGMDRMKANGSLLRDHVLPALDDIATNSEVELDGDTFEVALPTEVPDQADQATLEAELADSRDRLEASDSDADPADLRKLRFEADWRAHRLGLLDGPHPQRLEFRVSWMRINDAVLIAHPLELFLTYGKQVQSASPYPHTMIIGYANETVGYLARPKDFDQEGFGWYAAVFAPRICRHLPFEPGAGTVFRDHLIALLHRIRQRELESA